One Rhinoraja longicauda isolate Sanriku21f chromosome 18, sRhiLon1.1, whole genome shotgun sequence DNA segment encodes these proteins:
- the LOC144602217 gene encoding lysosomal acid phosphatase-like: MADPEALRYSALLSAVLALGLHRPVAGRTLRFVNLIYRHGDRSPTRLYPTDPYTEKNWPQGFAQLTQVGMRQQYALGQYLRHRYNDFLNSVYDRNEIYVQSTDIDRTLMSAEVNLAGLYPPQGHQIFHSDLKWQPIPVHTMPVENEKFLKFPRKNCPRYQQLLEETMKSTAVQEKIQENKGFLDMVSNKTKMKVTIENEWKVYDTLFCEKTHNLSLPSWATQEVIARLGELNDFGMEILFRLHKTTDKSRLQGGLLLKQILQNINQAINESAPAPHRKLIMYSAHDVTLIALQMALNVYNSIIPPYATCYMFELFQEDDRSFTLDMYLKNQSDSQSEPHLLILPNCTKHCPLQDFIRLTKHLITDNWDVECKIADNSMHAAVILGVMLGVCFALLILFGIILYWCWNHKSRRDRVPTNSDELA, from the exons ATATATCGTCATGGTGACCGATCTCCTACGCGATTGTATCCGACAGATCCATATACAGAGAAGAACTGGCCCCAAGGCTTTGCTCAGCTAACCCAG GTTGGAATGAGGCAACAATACGCACTGGGCCAGTATCTTCGACATCGCTACAATGACTTCCTCAACTCCGTCTATGACCGGAATGAG ATTTATGTTCAAAGTACAGATATTGACCGGACTCTAATGAGTGCTGAAGTGAATCTTGCCGGTCTGTACCCTCCGCAAGGACATCAGATCTTCCATTCCGACTTGAAATGGCAACCGATTCCTGTGCATACTATGCCTGTGGAAAATGAGAAG TTTCTCAAGTTCCCGCGAAAAAACTGTCCCCGCTATCAACAGCTGCTGGAGGAGACTATGAAGAGTACAGCAGTTCAAGAAAAAATACAGGAAAATAAG GGTTTCCTGGATATGGTATCTAATAAGACCAAGATGAAGGTGACAATAGAAAATGAATGGAAAGTTTATGACACCCTATTTTGTGAG AAAACTCACAATTTATCCTTGCCTTCCTGGGCAACACAAGAAGTGATCGCTCGTCTGGGAGAACTGAATGACTTTGGCATGGAAATCCTTTTCCGACTCCACAAAACGACAGATAAATCACGGCTGCAAGGGG GTTTGCTCCTCAAACAAATCCTGCAAAATATTAATCAAGCAATAAACGAGTCTGCTCCTGCACCACATCGTAAATTAATCATGTATTCAGCG CATGACGTGACGCTGATCGCTCTGCAGATGGCACTGAATGTGTACAACAGTATTATTCCCCCGTACGCTACCTGTTATATGTTTGAGCTGTTTCAAGAAGATGACAG GTCCTTCACTCTAGATATGTACTTGAAGAACCAGTCTGATTCACAGTCCGAGCCACATCTTCTGATTCTTCCAAACTGTACTAAGCATTGTCCCTTGCAAGACTTCATTCGACTCACCAAACATCTGATCACTGACAACTGGGATGTGGAATGCAAGATCGCTGACAACTCCATGCATGCAG CGGTGATTCTGGGTGTGATGCTGGGCGTGTGCTTTGCCCTGTTGATCTTGTTTGGGATTATCCTGTACTGGTGCTGGAACCACAAGTCACGACGAGATCGAGTGCCGACCAACAGCGATGAACTGGCCTGA